One Hydractinia symbiolongicarpus strain clone_291-10 chromosome 7, HSymV2.1, whole genome shotgun sequence genomic window, CATAACTTGAAAGTTTAAAGTTGACTACTAAAGTCAACATTGACTTGATGTATAATAATGCAATAATAATAaagcatatttatttttaactttaattttatttttattattcactTATGAAttgttcaattatttttttcttagtcATTGTGTGTAATTGTACAAAAAAATCCCACTAAAAAGTAAAACTGTCCAAGTGGTTACGGGGGATGGGTCGTAATCGCAAGGTCCGTGATTTAGTCCACAATGCGGACATGTTTTGCCAATGTCTTTACCACAGCCACGGGTCATCCCTACCATGCGAAGCAAATTCGGTGGACAATTCCGACGCATACATAATGTATACTTTTAGAACGCAGGATCCACGTTGATGACAGTGCtaccaacactgaagtggctatcccGTAAACATTCCGAAATAAATAAAGggatgaataaatgaacgaacaaacaaacaaacaaacaaacaaacaaacaaacaaacaaacaaacaaacaaacaaacaaacaaacaaacaaacaaacaaatactgTTATGGTCAAAGTTTTTTAATTCAtgcaaaattaaacaaaattgcTTGCAAGTGTATGAATGTAAAGACCTCATCATTATCAAATTTTAGGTGAGGATTTTTAATCTTCATTTAGTCATAAAAACTTGAGAAAAAATGCAGTACATAAGGAAAATTAAAACTGTGGAATTTCGAGAAATTTCAAGGTCAATTTGGAAGAAACTACTGGTTTTCcttaaagaaaaacagacaAGAGAGAAGACAACAACCTAAATTTTACGTTAAGATCTTTACAGGATTTTTGAATCTAGTGAAAGCAACAGTGTGATAAAACTTTCCTGAATACCGCATTTTCcagatcatttttctttatttcacgAGAAGAAATCTTCACAAAACGTATCGGTAAAGCGATAAAGGTTTGTCTGAAGAATTATCACCCTGAATATATTATTAGACCACTATCACTAATTAAAACTAAAGAAATTGAGAAGCAATGCACTACAAATTTTGCCATTGTTTATCATATCAAAAGGAAGTCGAGGATGATATAATCCGCACAGTTCTCTCCAGCACAAAAATCTACTGAGTCTCCTGAATGGCATATCTAAAGTGCGTCTACAACGACTTCTGCGATATGCAGCTCTGGCAAACAACTATGTTACAAATtgtctttgatttttttacaatattgtTTTGCCCTTGAAAACCAAGTTCACATTGTTAAGTTCTGAAAATCAATTGCTCTGTCGCTTAATTTTACTAGATTCCTTTTACttccctaatttttttttgtcttacaCTACCTTCAAGACTATTCTGTCATGGAATTTCAATTGTCGAtgatttgtatttttatatcaatccatttataaaaaaaattgcgtgCATGATTATGGTGTGCACAGCCTGCCGGAAATTTGATTTTTTCATCACTGGTTTGCGTGCCATATCTTGTTAATcgctattaaaaattatttaaattctaAATTATTTCAGAGATATCCCCTTTTTTAGATATTCTGAAAGTAAATAGTTTCAATAGTCTGCTAGTGAAAAATAAACTCACCTTGTATGCTATCAAACTTCCAACTGATGGTGGTTCGACAAGTTTTGGGTAAGTGCTGTAATCTCTAGTTCCAGCAGGCTAGTAaagaaaatatccttaaaaCAAAGCTATAGACAAAATCTGACTGAAGTTATATCTCATGATATGCTTTTGTATGCAAATGTTGGTATTACTTTAATACCTGTGGTGTTATTTCACTAAGAGTTTCTGCATTACCAAGCCCTTTCTTCAGATTATTTTCAGTCATATAAGAGGTTGTATCCACCTAAAAAACAGAAActtaaataaaaagtaaaaataaggaACCAGCAGTTCTTGTAATTTCTGTAAACAGAACGAACTGTGTCCAACTGCTTTTTGAAACTATTTAACCATTGTTGTGGAAGATGTTTTGATACACGATTGCTTTTTCAGAACAAAACACAGGCTTCTAAAAATTTTCCACCAGCCACTAAATATGAACTAatttaacgtttttaaaaaaattatgataagtTATTTATGTACATTAGACAtaagtgaaaaagaaaatttgaagaATTAGGTAAGTTTTTtagagaattaaaaaaaagagaagtttTGAACaggaaaatcaaataaaaatcaaatcataaaaatgttttaacctTCTCTGTTTCATCATCTAATTTCCCTTCACCACTTTGCTTCTTGGCTTTGTTTCGAGCAAGTTCCAATCTCTTCTGACGTCGTCTACGATTCCGCAAGGTTTTTCCAGAAACTTTGAACTCACTGGTATTACCTTCAGCACGTATATTTGTCTCGACAGAACAATTAAGTTTCTCTTCAATGTTTGTCTCTGAAGTATTCGGAGTCCAAGGCTTACTTGTAAGAATTTGTGAAGTGTTTTTATAGTTATCTTTTTTAGGCAACTTTTTGGCACATAAATCTGCTTTACTGGTTTTAATAGACTGGTTTGACGAGGAAAGAAAAACAGGGGGTGTCGGAAATGGTGTGGATATTGCCTTCTTTGACAAATTGGAGATATCAAAGTCTATTTTGCTTTCCGTTTTTTCATCTTCACTTGAATCACTAGATGATGAATCACTGCTACTAGAcgatttatttgttttctttttcgcaATGCCTGACTTCTTTACGTTGGTCTTTATAAGAGTAGGTTTTACAAATACATGATTACTTAATTGCTTAGTTAAATCAACTGATGGAATTTTGTGTGTGGCTTTTTGGTCACTGTTTgctatttttctttcttccttATCTGAGCTATCGTTAGAATCACTATCACTTGAAGATGAAGACGATGACGACGATTCTTctacttcctttttcttttgattACTTCTAAATCCTAGCTTACTTAATGGCAACAGTTTTGATGCTGACGTTAATCTTGCACATTTCTGTGGCCTGGCTACTGTTTTCTTGATGCCTGTTTCTGTATTCACCTCACCTTCAGTGTTAGTGGACAAAGATGAATCGGAACTTGACTGTTCAGcctttctataaaaagaaatcCAATTGTTTGTgttcattttgaaaaaaaacgtaATTTCACTGTGTCAGATAACGTTAATCTTTTCCAAATTCCAGGGACTAACAAATTATTATTTGTATATGAAGAATTAGTTCAATTCATAGTTGTGTATACAATAAAGCATGTACAAGCATGTTTATTTGTCTGTGCAAATGTAAGTATGCATGTATAG contains:
- the LOC130648865 gene encoding coilin-like, producing the protein MRVKLHFEDFPASSNNRKVCFLVDKESCKRVTDLCYLIKEQYYSSNGIVSLYLDGFYFPSQESINIIQENDTLNVRFSGYSIKEKSLPTSGNRKRKAEQSSSDSSLSTNTEGEVNTETGIKKTVARPQKCARLTSASKLLPLSKLGFRSNQKKKEVEESSSSSSSSSDSDSNDSSDKEERKIANSDQKATHKIPSVDLTKQLSNHVFVKPTLIKTNVKKSGIAKKKTNKSSSSSDSSSSDSSEDEKTESKIDFDISNLSKKAISTPFPTPPVFLSSSNQSIKTSKADLCAKKLPKKDNYKNTSQILTSKPWTPNTSETNIEEKLNCSVETNIRAEGNTSEFKVSGKTLRNRRRRQKRLELARNKAKKQSGEGKLDDETEKVDTTSYMTENNLKKGLGNAETLSEITPQPAGTRDYSTYPKLVEPPSVGSLIAYKVIEMSFSYTPEMSEFKEAVVNSHNKETNVLELKLSSASLHKARGDGNVTGRFELPMEQDEDKENTMDDIVLVNWSELCDVRLIL